The following coding sequences are from one Vicinamibacterales bacterium window:
- a CDS encoding four helix bundle protein: MATIRSYRDLDAWKRAMTLAVEVYRISERLPRQELFGPTHQMRRAVVSIPSNIAEGHGRLTRQAYVNHLNIALGSLAEVETHLALAIRLEYTNESSTQDVVRYARETGQLVMALVHALEKPQNAA, from the coding sequence ATGGCCACGATTCGCTCGTATCGCGATCTCGACGCATGGAAGCGCGCCATGACACTGGCAGTGGAGGTGTATCGCATCAGCGAGCGTTTACCCAGGCAGGAATTATTCGGACCGACACACCAGATGCGTCGAGCGGTCGTATCAATCCCGTCGAACATTGCAGAAGGGCATGGCCGCCTTACTCGTCAAGCCTACGTAAACCATCTCAACATCGCACTCGGGTCCTTGGCAGAAGTCGAGACACACCTTGCGCTCGCGATTCGTCTGGAATACACGAACGAGTCATCTACGCAGGACGTTGTCCGATACGCACGCGAAACGGGCCAACTCGTGATGGCTCTCGTGCATGCGCTTGAGAAGCCACAGAACGCCGCGTGA